A stretch of Gemmobacter fulvus DNA encodes these proteins:
- a CDS encoding transglutaminase family protein — translation MQLIVDHVTRYTYDQPVRGVVQSHRLSPASYEGQNVLEWQVEVSDGLVGGTFRDGAGDRIQCWSVQGPVSEITVRVRGIVETRDMAGVLRGHRELVRPEVYLCDTLPTRVDGALVTLSEAAEGIENPLDAAHALAAAVAEAIAYKPGVTTARTTAAEALGQGEGVCQDHAHALIAVARHRGMPARYVSGYLHATEDGVPHEAAHAWAEIWVPGLGWVGFDAANRCCPDARYIRLGSGMDAQDAAPIRGTTRGPGVESLDVTVAVLSAQQ, via the coding sequence ATGCAGCTGATCGTCGATCATGTGACCCGATACACCTATGATCAGCCCGTGCGCGGCGTGGTGCAAAGCCACAGGCTTTCCCCGGCCAGCTACGAGGGGCAAAACGTGCTGGAGTGGCAGGTCGAGGTCAGCGACGGGCTGGTCGGCGGTACCTTCCGCGATGGCGCAGGCGACCGGATCCAGTGCTGGTCGGTGCAGGGCCCGGTGAGCGAGATCACCGTGCGGGTGCGCGGCATTGTCGAGACGCGCGATATGGCAGGCGTGCTGCGCGGCCACCGCGAGTTGGTGCGCCCCGAGGTCTATCTGTGCGATACCCTGCCCACACGGGTGGACGGGGCGCTGGTCACCCTGTCGGAGGCCGCCGAAGGCATCGAAAACCCGCTGGACGCCGCCCATGCGCTGGCCGCCGCCGTGGCCGAGGCGATTGCCTACAAACCCGGCGTGACCACGGCGCGCACGACGGCGGCCGAGGCGCTGGGGCAGGGCGAAGGGGTGTGTCAGGATCACGCTCATGCGCTGATCGCCGTGGCCCGCCATCGCGGCATGCCCGCGCGTTATGTCTCGGGTTATCTTCACGCCACCGAAGACGGCGTGCCGCATGAGGCCGCCCATGCCTGGGCGGAAATCTGGGTGCCGGGTCTGGGCTGGGTCGGGTTCGATGCGGCCAACCGCTGTTGCCCGGACGCGCGCTATATCCGGCTCGGTTCCGGTATGGATGCACAGGACGCAGCCCCGATCCGCGGCACAACCCGCGGTCCGGGCGTGGAAAGCCTGGATGTGACGGTTGCGGTTCTGTCAGCACAGCAATAA
- a CDS encoding alpha-E domain-containing protein: protein MLSRTADNLYWIARYMERADIAARLLEVGSRISLLPSVQGYRSEWDSLLQSSGTADGFAKKYGDPVQRNIESYLFFDRDNPSSVASCITSARENGRIVRTALTSQVWDALNTAFQELRQLERTPRSELDLSRLTDWVMRHAAMVRGAIDATLLRNDGYNFLNIGYYLERGDNTARLLDVKYYVLLPRLDFVGSGFDNYQWTTLLRAMGAQRAFHWAYGGDVTAAKIADFLILNSQSPRSLITCVAGVNNHLMRLGKLYGRQTTAQGKAQAMLAELETTSVEAIFDEGLHEFLSRFIGESAVLGHMVHECYLSGDVR, encoded by the coding sequence ATGCTGAGCAGAACGGCCGACAACCTCTACTGGATTGCCCGCTATATGGAGCGCGCCGATATCGCCGCGCGCCTGCTGGAAGTGGGATCGCGCATTTCGCTGCTGCCCTCGGTGCAGGGCTATCGCAGCGAATGGGACAGCTTGCTGCAATCGTCGGGCACGGCAGACGGGTTTGCCAAGAAATATGGCGACCCGGTGCAGCGCAATATCGAAAGCTATCTGTTCTTTGACCGCGACAACCCCTCGTCCGTGGCCAGTTGCATCACCTCGGCGCGGGAAAATGGCCGCATCGTGCGCACCGCGCTCACCTCGCAGGTGTGGGATGCGCTGAATACCGCCTTTCAGGAACTGCGCCAGCTGGAGCGCACCCCGCGCAGCGAACTCGACCTGAGCCGCCTGACCGATTGGGTGATGCGCCACGCCGCCATGGTGCGCGGCGCCATCGACGCCACGCTGCTGCGCAACGATGGCTATAACTTCCTGAATATCGGCTATTATCTGGAACGGGGCGACAATACCGCGCGCCTGCTGGACGTGAAATATTACGTCCTGCTGCCCCGGCTGGATTTTGTTGGCTCGGGCTTTGACAATTACCAATGGACGACGCTGCTGCGCGCCATGGGGGCACAACGCGCCTTCCACTGGGCCTATGGCGGCGACGTGACGGCGGCCAAGATCGCGGATTTCCTGATCCTGAACAGCCAGAGCCCGCGCTCGCTGATCACCTGTGTGGCCGGCGTGAACAATCACCTGATGCGTCTGGGCAAGCTCTATGGTCGGCAGACCACGGCACAGGGCAAGGCGCAGGCGATGCTGGCCGAGTTGGAAACCACCAGTGTCGAGGCGATTTTCGACGAGGGCCTGCACGAGTTCCTGTCACGCTTCATTGGCGAATCTGCGGTTCTGGGGCATATGGTGCATGAATGTTATCTGAGCGGGGATGTGCGTTGA
- a CDS encoding circularly permuted type 2 ATP-grasp protein: protein MYDSGAVRPPYMRLEDWMRMMPAELRQMKQAEAEALFRRIGITFAVYGEGGDPDRLIPFDMFPRVFTALEWARLERGIKQRARALNAFLVDVYGRGEIVKAGRIPARLVYQNEAYEKAVVGFVPPKGVYSHIVGIDLVRTGPDDFFVLEDNCRTPSGVSYMLENREIMMRMFPDLFRENRIQPVDSYSERLRRTLASVAPAKCNSEPTVVLLTPGHFNSAYYEHSFLADLMGVELVEGQDLFVEGEFVYMRTTEGPRRVDVIYRRIDDAFIDPLCFRPDSMLGIPGLMDVYRSGGVSICSAPGAGVADDKAVYTYVPEMIRFYLGEEPILKNVPTWQCAKEDDLKYVLDKLDDLVVKEVHGSGGYGMLVGPKSSKEQIEQFRHLIQSDPGNYIAQPTLALSTTPTFVAEGIAPRHVDLRPYCLVGESIDLVPGGLTRVALKEGSLVVNSSQGGGVKDTWVLAE from the coding sequence ATGTATGACAGCGGGGCCGTGCGCCCCCCGTATATGCGCCTTGAAGACTGGATGCGCATGATGCCTGCGGAGCTCAGGCAGATGAAACAAGCCGAGGCAGAGGCGCTGTTCCGCAGGATCGGCATCACCTTTGCCGTTTACGGCGAAGGCGGCGACCCGGACCGCCTGATCCCGTTCGATATGTTTCCCCGTGTGTTCACCGCGTTGGAATGGGCGCGGCTGGAGCGGGGCATCAAACAGCGGGCCCGTGCGCTGAACGCGTTTCTGGTCGATGTTTACGGGCGGGGCGAGATTGTGAAGGCCGGGCGCATCCCGGCGCGGCTGGTCTATCAGAACGAGGCCTATGAGAAGGCCGTGGTCGGCTTTGTGCCGCCGAAAGGTGTCTATTCGCATATCGTCGGTATTGATCTGGTGCGCACCGGCCCCGATGATTTCTTTGTGCTGGAGGACAATTGCCGCACGCCCTCGGGGGTCTCCTATATGCTGGAGAACCGCGAGATCATGATGCGCATGTTCCCCGATCTGTTCCGCGAAAACCGCATCCAGCCGGTCGACAGCTATTCCGAACGGCTGCGCCGCACGCTGGCCAGCGTCGCGCCCGCCAAATGCAACAGCGAACCCACCGTGGTCCTGCTGACGCCTGGGCATTTCAACAGTGCCTATTACGAACATTCCTTCCTTGCTGACCTGATGGGGGTCGAACTGGTGGAAGGGCAGGATCTGTTCGTGGAGGGCGAATTTGTTTATATGCGCACCACCGAAGGCCCGCGCCGGGTGGATGTGATCTACCGCCGCATTGATGATGCCTTCATTGATCCGCTGTGCTTCCGCCCCGATTCCATGCTGGGGATTCCGGGGCTGATGGATGTTTACCGCTCGGGCGGGGTCAGCATCTGTTCCGCGCCGGGGGCAGGGGTGGCCGATGACAAGGCCGTCTATACCTATGTGCCGGAAATGATCCGCTTTTATCTGGGCGAAGAGCCGATCCTCAAAAACGTGCCCACCTGGCAATGCGCCAAGGAGGACGATCTGAAATATGTCCTCGACAAGCTGGACGATCTGGTCGTGAAAGAGGTGCATGGATCGGGCGGCTACGGCATGCTGGTCGGGCCGAAATCCAGCAAGGAACAGATTGAGCAATTCCGGCATCTGATCCAGTCGGATCCCGGCAATTATATCGCGCAGCCGACTCTGGCGCTGTCGACCACCCCAACCTTCGTGGCCGAAGGCATCGCACCGCGCCATGTCGATCTGCGGCCCTATTGCCTTGTCGGCGAAAGCATCGACCTTGTGCCCGGCGGGCTGACGCGGGTGGCGTTGAAAGAGGGCAGCCTTGTGGTGAACTCGTCGCAGGGTGGCGGGGTCAAGGATACCTGGGTGTTGGCGGAGTAA
- a CDS encoding ligase-associated DNA damage response exonuclease, protein MPTAPLLTFTDKGIYCAEGDFFIDPWRPVPRAVITHAHSDHARPGHGQYLCTIGTAPVMQHRLGEIAVQTAAYGEAVQINGIRVSFHPAGHLPGSAQVRLERGGEVWVVSGDYKVEPDGLAEPFEPVPCHAFITETTFGLPVFRWQNQEAVAAQIMGWWAQNAREGRVSVIGAYALGKAQRLMAALTPIGPILTHGAVEATTRILRQQGYALPETLHATGDVSGKTHPGALVIAPPSALGSAWAARFGPRSEAFASGWMAIRGIRRRRGNATGFVLSDHADWPGLNTAIRATGASRVFVTHGYTSAFCTWLLEQGYDAQIVATPMPPSADTEDGAA, encoded by the coding sequence ATGCCCACCGCGCCTTTGCTGACCTTCACCGACAAGGGGATCTATTGCGCGGAAGGTGATTTTTTCATCGACCCCTGGCGTCCGGTGCCGCGCGCGGTCATCACCCACGCCCATTCCGATCACGCCCGCCCCGGACATGGCCAGTATCTTTGCACCATCGGCACCGCCCCGGTGATGCAGCACCGGCTGGGCGAGATTGCGGTGCAAACCGCCGCTTATGGCGAGGCCGTCCAGATCAATGGCATCCGGGTCAGCTTTCACCCGGCAGGCCATTTGCCGGGATCGGCGCAGGTCCGGCTGGAACGGGGCGGCGAGGTCTGGGTCGTGTCGGGTGATTACAAGGTTGAACCCGACGGGCTGGCCGAGCCGTTCGAGCCGGTCCCCTGCCATGCCTTCATCACCGAAACCACCTTTGGTCTGCCGGTGTTCCGCTGGCAGAACCAGGAGGCGGTTGCGGCGCAAATCATGGGCTGGTGGGCGCAGAACGCCCGCGAAGGCCGGGTTTCTGTGATCGGGGCTTATGCGCTTGGCAAGGCGCAGCGGCTGATGGCGGCGCTGACGCCGATCGGCCCGATCCTGACCCACGGCGCGGTGGAGGCGACGACGCGCATCCTGCGCCAGCAAGGTTATGCCCTGCCCGAGACGCTGCATGCCACCGGCGATGTCAGTGGCAAGACCCATCCCGGCGCGCTGGTCATAGCACCACCTTCGGCGCTTGGCAGCGCATGGGCGGCGCGGTTCGGGCCAAGGTCCGAAGCTTTTGCCTCGGGCTGGATGGCAATCCGCGGCATCCGCCGACGCAGGGGCAATGCCACCGGCTTTGTGCTGTCGGATCATGCCGATTGGCCCGGCTTGAATACAGCGATCCGCGCCACCGGGGCCAGCCGGGTCTTCGTCACCCATGGCTATACTTCGGCCTTCTGCACATGGCTGCTGGAACAGGGCTATGATGCGCAGATCGTGGCAACCCCGATGCCGCCCTCTGCCGACACCGAAGATGGGGCCGCATGA
- a CDS encoding ATP-dependent DNA ligase has protein sequence MNRFAALFAALDGTTRTSAKIAALTAYFQEAPDADRVQTIALLSGRRPKRAATATELRLWAAEAAGLPLWLFEESYHVVGDLAETIALVLPPPAAHSRASLSDTITALSALAGQTADTRRAAVLAIWDSLPTEERLLFNKLITGGFRMGVSRGLMTKALSAATGVDEATLAHRLMGDWRPETTRFADLVAGSDTPGAQPYPFALASGLEGDPADLGPPEDWRAEWKWDGIRGQILHRPGHFALWSRGEELITDRFPEFAPLADFLPEGTVMDGEIIAMRAGKPLPFAALQTRIARKTLSKAHLTAAPAHLLAYDLLEEAGQDLRDQPFSLRRARLEALLAALPPGLAISAPPLIPIADWAGLAEIRAGARGQMAEGLMLKRAASPYFTGRKRGDWWKWKLDPYSVDAVMIYAQAGHGRRANLYTDYTFAVRDGNALVPFTKAYSGLTDAEFAAITQWVNRNTLERFGPVRRVPPDLVFEIGFEGIQASPRHKSGIALRFPRMLRWRQDKTAAEIDTLDSLTALLRQTQMDI, from the coding sequence ATGAACCGCTTTGCCGCCCTGTTCGCAGCACTGGATGGCACGACCAGAACCAGCGCCAAGATCGCCGCCCTCACCGCCTATTTTCAGGAGGCCCCCGACGCCGACCGGGTGCAGACCATCGCCCTTCTGTCAGGCCGCCGCCCCAAACGCGCGGCGACCGCCACCGAATTGCGGCTCTGGGCCGCCGAGGCGGCAGGGCTGCCGCTGTGGCTGTTCGAGGAAAGTTATCATGTGGTGGGGGATCTGGCGGAAACCATCGCGCTGGTGCTGCCGCCGCCCGCCGCGCACAGCCGGGCCAGCCTGTCTGACACCATCACCGCGCTGTCAGCCCTTGCCGGTCAGACCGCAGACACACGCCGCGCGGCGGTGCTGGCGATCTGGGACAGCCTGCCGACCGAAGAGCGTCTGCTGTTCAACAAGCTGATCACCGGCGGCTTTCGCATGGGGGTCAGCCGGGGCCTGATGACCAAGGCGCTATCGGCGGCAACCGGGGTGGACGAGGCCACGCTGGCGCATCGCCTGATGGGCGACTGGCGGCCGGAAACCACCCGCTTTGCCGATCTGGTTGCAGGCAGCGATACGCCGGGCGCGCAGCCCTATCCTTTCGCGCTGGCCTCGGGGCTTGAGGGCGATCCCGCCGATCTTGGCCCGCCCGAGGACTGGCGTGCCGAATGGAAATGGGATGGCATCCGTGGTCAGATCCTGCATCGCCCTGGCCATTTCGCCCTGTGGTCGCGCGGGGAAGAGCTGATCACCGACCGCTTTCCCGAATTTGCCCCGCTTGCCGATTTTCTGCCCGAAGGCACGGTGATGGATGGTGAAATCATCGCCATGCGCGCGGGCAAACCGCTGCCCTTTGCCGCGCTGCAAACCCGCATCGCGCGCAAGACCCTGTCGAAAGCGCATCTCACGGCCGCGCCGGCGCATCTGCTGGCCTATGATCTGCTGGAGGAGGCGGGTCAGGATCTGCGCGACCAGCCCTTTAGCCTGCGCCGCGCCCGGCTGGAGGCGCTGCTGGCAGCCCTGCCGCCCGGCCTTGCCATCAGCGCCCCGCCGCTGATCCCGATTGCCGATTGGGCGGGCCTTGCCGAGATCAGGGCCGGCGCGCGCGGCCAGATGGCCGAGGGGCTGATGCTGAAACGCGCCGCCTCGCCCTATTTCACCGGGCGCAAGCGGGGGGACTGGTGGAAATGGAAGCTCGATCCCTATAGCGTCGATGCGGTGATGATCTATGCGCAGGCAGGCCATGGCCGTCGTGCAAACCTTTATACCGATTACACATTTGCCGTGCGCGACGGCAATGCGCTTGTGCCCTTCACCAAAGCCTATTCCGGCCTGACCGATGCCGAATTTGCCGCCATCACCCAATGGGTCAACCGCAACACGCTGGAACGCTTTGGCCCGGTGCGCCGGGTGCCGCCCGATCTGGTGTTCGAGATCGGGTTTGAAGGCATCCAGGCCAGCCCGCGCCACAAATCCGGCATCGCCCTGCGCTTTCCGCGCATGTTGCGCTGGCGGCAGGACAAGACCGCTGCCGAGATCGACACGCTGGACAGCCTGACCGCGCTGCTGCGGCAAACGCAGATGGATATTTGA
- a CDS encoding M3 family oligoendopeptidase translates to MTLPLPRPVFDAHAASGGLGSLPDWDLTDLYPAPDAPELERDMAWLETACADFAARYEGKLADLDAAALLVCVQTYEQIDVIAGRIMSYAGLRYYQNTMDSERAKFMADAQDAITSFTTPLVFFSLEFNRLDEAALSGLLAANADLARYKPVFDRMRAMRPYQLSDELEKFLHDQSTVGAAAWNRLFDETMAGLTFTVAGEDEPLNLEATLNLLTDPERSKREAASRALAAVFDKNIKLFARITNTLAKEKEIHDRWRKMPTPQTGRHLSNHVEPEVVEALRNAVVAAYPKLSHRYYRLKAKWLGLETLQVWDRNAPLPAESPKLVDWDSARRTVTGAYAAFSPKLAELAEPFFTKGWIDAGVKPGKAPGAFAHPTVTTVHPYVMLNYLGKPRDVMTLAHELGHGVHQVLAAGQGELLSSTPLTLAETASVFGEMLTFRKLLDGAKTPAERKTLLAGKVEDMINTVVRQIAFYDFECKLHAARAEGELTPDDINALWMSVQAQSLGDAFEFMDGYETFWAYIPHFIHSPFYVYAYAFGDGLVNALYAVYASGLPGFEEKYFDMLKAGGSKHHKELLAPFGLDASDPAFWDKGLSMIAGFIDELEAMED, encoded by the coding sequence ATGACGCTTCCGCTGCCCCGCCCGGTTTTCGATGCTCATGCCGCCTCTGGCGGTCTTGGATCCCTGCCCGATTGGGATCTGACCGACCTCTATCCGGCCCCGGACGCGCCTGAGCTGGAGCGCGACATGGCCTGGCTGGAAACCGCCTGCGCCGATTTCGCTGCGCGCTATGAAGGCAAGCTGGCCGATCTGGATGCCGCAGCACTGCTGGTGTGTGTGCAGACCTATGAGCAGATCGACGTGATTGCCGGGCGCATCATGTCCTATGCCGGGCTGCGCTATTACCAGAACACGATGGACAGCGAGCGCGCCAAATTCATGGCCGATGCGCAGGATGCCATCACCAGCTTCACCACGCCGCTGGTATTTTTCAGCCTGGAATTCAACCGACTGGACGAGGCGGCGCTGAGCGGCTTGCTGGCGGCCAATGCCGATCTGGCGCGCTACAAGCCGGTGTTCGACCGGATGCGCGCGATGCGCCCCTATCAATTGTCGGACGAGCTGGAAAAATTCCTGCATGATCAAAGCACGGTGGGGGCGGCAGCCTGGAACCGGCTGTTTGACGAGACCATGGCCGGGCTGACCTTCACCGTGGCGGGCGAGGACGAGCCGCTGAACCTTGAAGCAACGCTGAACCTGCTGACCGACCCGGAGCGCAGCAAGCGCGAGGCGGCGTCGCGGGCATTGGCGGCGGTGTTTGACAAGAACATCAAGCTGTTCGCGCGGATCACCAATACGCTGGCCAAGGAAAAGGAGATCCATGACCGCTGGCGCAAGATGCCAACGCCGCAGACCGGGCGGCATCTGTCGAACCATGTGGAGCCGGAGGTGGTGGAGGCCTTGCGCAATGCCGTGGTTGCCGCCTATCCGAAGCTGAGCCATCGGTATTACCGGCTGAAGGCCAAATGGCTGGGGCTGGAGACCTTGCAGGTCTGGGACCGCAACGCGCCGCTGCCCGCCGAAAGCCCGAAGCTGGTGGATTGGGACAGCGCGCGCCGCACGGTGACTGGGGCCTATGCCGCCTTCTCGCCCAAGCTGGCCGAGCTGGCCGAGCCGTTCTTCACCAAGGGCTGGATCGACGCGGGCGTGAAGCCGGGCAAGGCGCCGGGGGCCTTTGCGCACCCGACCGTGACCACCGTGCATCCCTATGTCATGCTCAACTACCTTGGCAAACCGCGCGATGTGATGACGCTGGCGCATGAGCTGGGCCACGGCGTGCATCAGGTTCTGGCTGCCGGGCAAGGCGAGCTGCTGTCCTCGACCCCGTTGACGCTGGCGGAAACGGCTTCGGTCTTTGGCGAGATGCTGACTTTCCGCAAGCTGCTGGACGGGGCGAAAACCCCGGCAGAGCGCAAGACCCTGCTGGCGGGCAAGGTGGAGGACATGATCAACACCGTGGTCCGCCAGATCGCCTTCTATGACTTTGAATGCAAGCTGCACGCGGCCCGCGCCGAAGGCGAGCTGACCCCGGATGACATCAACGCCCTGTGGATGAGCGTGCAGGCGCAGAGCCTTGGCGATGCGTTTGAATTCATGGACGGGTATGAAACCTTCTGGGCCTATATCCCGCACTTCATCCATTCGCCCTTCTACGTCTATGCCTATGCCTTTGGTGACGGGTTGGTGAATGCGCTTTATGCCGTTTACGCCTCGGGCCTGCCGGGTTTCGAGGAGAAGTATTTTGACATGCTGAAGGCGGGCGGGTCCAAACACCACAAGGAATTGCTGGCGCCCTTTGGCCTTGACGCCTCTGACCCCGCCTTCTGGGACAAGGGGCTGAGCATGATTGCGGGCTTCATCGACGAGCTGGAGGCAATGGAGGACTGA
- a CDS encoding LysR family transcriptional regulator: MPRNLDLTALRAFVAVADAGGVTRAAGLLNLTQSAVSMQLKRLEDSLGQGLFLRAARKLTLTAEGEQLMGFARRMLAINDEALSRLTSSTFEGEIRLGVPHDIVYPAIPGILKRLAAQYPRLRINLASSFTLLLKDAFAKGEMDVILTTEERPGTGGEELSRQDLVWIGAPEGTAWCRQPLRLGFKDTCIFRPTAQAALDAAGLPWEMAIDGESEQAVEAIVAADLAISARLRGRFPDGTAEIVERCGLPDLGGLSVCLYVAPTVKGEAAEALLSELRLAYGS, translated from the coding sequence ATGCCGAGAAACCTCGACCTGACTGCGCTGCGGGCCTTTGTGGCGGTGGCCGATGCGGGCGGTGTGACCCGTGCGGCGGGGCTGCTGAACCTGACCCAGAGCGCTGTGTCGATGCAGCTGAAGCGGCTGGAGGACAGTCTGGGGCAGGGGCTGTTTCTGCGTGCCGCGCGCAAGCTGACGCTGACCGCAGAGGGCGAACAGCTGATGGGCTTTGCGCGGCGGATGCTGGCGATCAATGACGAGGCGCTATCGCGCCTGACCTCATCGACCTTCGAGGGCGAAATCCGGCTCGGTGTGCCGCATGACATCGTTTATCCAGCGATCCCCGGCATTCTGAAACGCCTTGCCGCGCAATATCCGCGGCTGCGGATCAATCTGGCCTCGTCCTTCACGCTGTTGCTGAAAGACGCCTTCGCCAAGGGCGAGATGGATGTGATCCTGACCACCGAAGAGCGTCCGGGCACCGGCGGCGAGGAATTGTCGCGTCAGGATCTGGTCTGGATCGGCGCGCCCGAAGGCACGGCCTGGTGCCGACAGCCGCTGCGGCTGGGCTTCAAGGATACCTGCATCTTCCGGCCCACCGCACAGGCGGCGCTGGATGCGGCGGGCCTGCCCTGGGAAATGGCGATCGACGGTGAAAGCGAACAGGCGGTTGAGGCGATCGTCGCCGCCGATCTTGCGATTTCAGCGCGGCTGCGCGGGCGCTTCCCGGATGGCACGGCCGAGATCGTGGAACGTTGTGGCCTGCCGGATCTGGGCGGGCTGTCGGTCTGTCTGTATGTCGCGCCCACGGTGAAGGGCGAGGCGGCAGAGGCGCTGCTGTCCGAGCTGCGCCTCGCCTATGGCTCCTGA
- a CDS encoding DUF1127 domain-containing protein, giving the protein MAHSLPVAQPRISPRRRPLMLRLLDLMSLRRQRRALTEMEPHLLADIGLSAAEADAEARRPIWDAPAHWRL; this is encoded by the coding sequence ATGGCCCATTCCCTGCCCGTCGCCCAACCCCGCATCTCGCCGCGCCGCCGCCCCCTGATGCTGCGCCTGCTGGATCTGATGTCGCTGCGCCGCCAGCGCCGCGCCCTGACCGAGATGGAGCCGCATCTGCTTGCCGATATCGGCCTCAGCGCCGCCGAGGCCGACGCCGAAGCGCGCCGCCCGATCTGGGATGCCCCGGCCCATTGGCGGCTGTAA
- a CDS encoding Bax inhibitor-1/YccA family protein: MAEFDTIRSVGTGAHAARIDEGLRAHMNKVYGLMSVAMLITAGVAWAVGTNEAMLNAIYGTPLKWVVMFLPLVMVFAFGALINRLSAPAAQLFFYVYAAAMGLSLAYIFAVFTGTSIATTFLVTAISFASLSLYGYTTKKDLSGMGTFLMMGLIGLFVAMIVNMFIGSDALQFAISVIGVLIFAGLTAYDTQNIKNTYVQHAAMGDQEWLAKSAIMGALTLYLDFINLFMFLLQFMGNRE, encoded by the coding sequence ATGGCTGAATTTGACACGATCCGCTCGGTGGGCACCGGCGCCCACGCGGCCCGGATCGACGAGGGCCTGCGCGCCCATATGAACAAGGTCTATGGCCTGATGTCGGTGGCCATGCTGATCACCGCAGGTGTGGCATGGGCCGTCGGCACCAATGAGGCGATGCTGAACGCGATCTACGGCACGCCGCTGAAATGGGTGGTGATGTTCCTGCCGCTAGTGATGGTCTTCGCCTTCGGCGCGCTGATCAACCGCCTGTCGGCCCCGGCCGCGCAGCTGTTCTTCTATGTCTATGCTGCCGCCATGGGCCTGTCGCTGGCCTATATCTTCGCGGTGTTCACCGGCACCTCGATTGCCACCACCTTCCTCGTGACTGCCATCTCTTTCGCGTCGCTCAGCCTCTATGGCTACACGACGAAGAAAGATCTCAGCGGCATGGGCACCTTCCTGATGATGGGCCTGATCGGCCTGTTCGTCGCGATGATCGTGAACATGTTCATCGGCTCGGACGCGCTGCAATTCGCCATCTCGGTGATCGGTGTGCTGATCTTTGCTGGTCTGACCGCCTATGACACGCAGAACATCAAGAACACCTATGTGCAACATGCCGCGATGGGCGATCAGGAATGGCTGGCGAAATCCGCGATCATGGGCGCGCTGACCCTGTATCTCGACTTCATCAACCTGTTCATGTTCTTGCTGCAATTCATGGGCAACCGCGAATAA
- the rpmG gene encoding 50S ribosomal protein L33 gives MAKPATIKIRLNSTAGTGHFYVTKKNARTMTEKMVVKKYDPVKREHVEYKEGKIK, from the coding sequence ATGGCGAAGCCGGCGACGATCAAGATCCGTCTGAACTCGACGGCGGGCACCGGGCACTTCTATGTGACCAAGAAGAATGCCCGCACCATGACCGAGAAGATGGTGGTGAAGAAATATGACCCCGTGAAGCGGGAGCATGTGGAATACAAGGAAGGCAAGATCAAGTAA
- a CDS encoding DUF533 domain-containing protein, which yields MSFIKTLATLAVGFAAARGVDKFRKAGGMETMKEALRGASAPGGMADQMGAMAEKLGLPGGKEAVRNMVGQFGTTAAGATETAEAGLGSLMAAMTGAATAGARSMGDMMGALTGATPAGPLAEENARLMIRAMIQAAKADGAIDPAERAAILGHLGDASEAEIAFVEAELDAPLDLAGFAAGVGDTVKAQVYAASLMAIAVDTEAERAYLRGLAQALALDPAAVAGIHRDMGKPLA from the coding sequence ATGAGTTTCATCAAGACACTGGCCACGCTTGCCGTGGGATTTGCCGCAGCGCGGGGCGTTGACAAGTTTCGCAAGGCAGGTGGCATGGAGACGATGAAAGAGGCCCTGCGCGGGGCCTCTGCGCCCGGCGGGATGGCCGATCAGATGGGGGCCATGGCCGAGAAGCTGGGCCTGCCCGGCGGCAAGGAGGCGGTGCGCAACATGGTGGGGCAGTTCGGCACCACGGCCGCCGGGGCGACCGAGACGGCAGAGGCCGGTCTGGGCAGCCTGATGGCGGCGATGACCGGGGCGGCCACCGCCGGGGCGCGCAGCATGGGCGACATGATGGGTGCGCTGACCGGGGCGACGCCCGCCGGGCCGCTGGCCGAAGAAAACGCGCGTCTGATGATCCGGGCGATGATTCAGGCGGCCAAGGCGGATGGGGCCATCGACCCCGCCGAGCGGGCGGCGATTCTGGGCCATCTGGGCGATGCCTCCGAGGCGGAGATCGCCTTTGTCGAGGCGGAGCTGGACGCACCACTGGATCTGGCGGGGTTTGCAGCCGGGGTAGGCGACACGGTGAAGGCGCAGGTCTATGCGGCCTCGCTCATGGCGATTGCGGTGGATACCGAGGCGGAACGCGCCTATCTGCGCGGTCTGGCGCAGGCCTTGGCGCTGGATCCGGCAGCAGTGGCGGGGATTCACCGCGATATGGGCAAACCGCTGGCCTGA